The Brevibacillus brevis genome contains a region encoding:
- a CDS encoding nucleoside deaminase — MDYMKLAVEKTMEGMNNKLGGPFGAAVVKGDEIIAVCSNRMMADMDPSQHAEMVAIREACKTLGTMDLTGCEIYATCEPCPMCVGAIIWSGIKVVHYCSTAEDAHENGFSDKHLRDYFSGKDQSVLNMIKVEKREDCDQLFRHYLQLNKE; from the coding sequence ATGGATTACATGAAGCTGGCAGTGGAAAAAACGATGGAAGGTATGAACAACAAGCTCGGTGGTCCTTTCGGGGCGGCTGTCGTCAAAGGGGACGAAATCATCGCTGTATGCAGCAATCGCATGATGGCAGATATGGACCCGTCCCAGCACGCAGAGATGGTAGCCATTCGCGAAGCGTGCAAGACCTTGGGCACGATGGACCTGACAGGCTGCGAAATTTACGCGACATGCGAGCCTTGCCCGATGTGCGTGGGTGCTATCATCTGGTCTGGCATCAAGGTCGTTCATTACTGCTCAACTGCGGAGGATGCGCATGAGAACGGTTTTTCGGATAAGCATCTTCGCGACTATTTTTCCGGTAAGGATCAGAGCGTTTTGAACATGATCAAGGTCGAGAAGCGTGAGGACTGCGATCAGTTGTTTAGGCACTATCTTCAGTTGAACAAAGAGTAG
- a CDS encoding aspartate/glutamate racemase family protein has product MKTIGLIGGMSWESSLVYYRLINETVKERLGGLHSAKSILYSVDFAEIEEMQREGRWEEAGERMANAAKSLEAAGADLIVLCTNTMHKLAYAIEEATSLPFLHIADATAQAITNHGHKRVALLATRFTMEQDFYTGRLRDGHGLEVLLPDEQERKLVHEIIYHELCVGIIREESKRTYQAIIERLVKEGAEAVILGCTEIGLLITAQDCTVPVFDTTAIHAVAAVEAALQ; this is encoded by the coding sequence ATGAAAACAATCGGATTAATTGGCGGCATGAGCTGGGAGTCCTCCTTGGTCTACTACCGTTTGATCAATGAAACCGTCAAGGAGAGGCTGGGCGGTTTGCATTCGGCAAAAAGCATCCTGTATTCCGTTGATTTTGCCGAGATCGAAGAAATGCAACGAGAAGGGCGATGGGAAGAAGCAGGTGAACGGATGGCGAATGCGGCGAAAAGTCTGGAAGCGGCAGGAGCAGACCTGATTGTTCTTTGTACAAATACGATGCACAAGCTGGCGTATGCCATCGAGGAAGCGACCAGCCTGCCTTTTCTTCATATCGCGGATGCGACAGCGCAAGCGATCACGAACCACGGGCATAAACGAGTGGCACTGCTTGCGACGCGATTTACGATGGAGCAGGATTTCTATACAGGACGTCTACGTGATGGTCATGGATTAGAGGTATTGCTGCCGGATGAACAAGAGCGAAAACTCGTCCATGAGATCATTTACCACGAGCTATGCGTTGGGATCATTCGCGAGGAATCCAAACGTACCTACCAGGCGATCATTGAGCGGTTGGTCAAGGAAGGTGCAGAGGCAGTCATCCTCGGTTGCACGGAAATCGGTCTGTTGATCACAGCCCAAGATTGCACCGTTCCGGTATTTGATACGACAGCGATACATGCAGTTGCAGCTGTGGAGGCTGCTTTACAGTAG
- a CDS encoding MBL fold metallo-hydrolase translates to MSTIEQITEHILIMHASHDTDRPILAAITGARKTLLIDAGNSPAHAALFRQELQRLGVRLPDLLMLTHWHWDHTFGMSAWDLPTIAQAKTAHALSKLMGLEWSDEVMEQLCKEKIINASTMANIRKEYGMNRDLIRIVEPDILFDESITIDLGGVTCQVDRVGGDHSEDSCYVYVKEDQTLFLGDALGPSVYGGPRSYTASRFLRVLKQAYQSEAILFVESHGRPLDRAAFQKELSDWEQLALLTEQYGQNRERIVSEMCTFLQVSELPHEFSEALEWFMVGAAYQ, encoded by the coding sequence ATGTCCACGATCGAACAGATTACCGAGCATATCTTGATTATGCATGCAAGTCATGACACGGATCGCCCCATCCTAGCAGCTATTACGGGGGCAAGAAAAACCCTCTTGATTGATGCTGGAAATTCACCGGCGCATGCCGCGTTGTTTCGTCAGGAGTTGCAAAGGCTAGGCGTTCGTCTTCCAGATCTGCTCATGCTGACTCATTGGCACTGGGATCATACATTCGGAATGTCAGCATGGGATCTACCTACCATCGCGCAGGCAAAAACCGCACATGCATTGAGCAAACTGATGGGGCTGGAATGGTCGGATGAAGTCATGGAACAGCTCTGTAAGGAGAAGATCATCAATGCCAGCACGATGGCGAACATCAGAAAAGAGTACGGAATGAACCGGGACTTGATCCGAATAGTCGAGCCGGATATCCTATTCGATGAATCGATCACGATCGACCTTGGTGGCGTGACATGTCAGGTGGACCGTGTCGGAGGAGATCACTCGGAAGATTCGTGCTATGTGTACGTAAAAGAGGATCAAACGCTGTTCCTGGGAGATGCCCTGGGTCCCTCTGTCTATGGCGGGCCGCGCAGTTATACAGCCTCCCGTTTTCTGCGTGTGTTGAAGCAAGCGTACCAGTCTGAAGCAATCCTTTTCGTGGAATCGCACGGCCGTCCATTGGATCGAGCTGCCTTTCAAAAGGAGCTCAGTGATTGGGAGCAGCTAGCTCTGCTCACAGAGCAATACGGGCAAAACAGAGAGCGGATCGTAAGCGAGATGTGTACCTTCCTCCAGGTGTCAGAGCTTCCTCATGAATTTTCAGAAGCTCTCGAATGGTTCATGGTAGGGGCTGCCTACCAATGA
- a CDS encoding DUF1273 domain-containing protein has translation MLKRLFVSGYKAHELGIFNEKNPGLTIIKKALKRELVRFLEEELEWVIISGQLGVEMWAAETVLELKKEYPHLKLAVITPFLNQEEKWKEETQDYYRNIVMQADYINSVYQTPYQGVWQLGEKDKFLLSNSDGLLLVYDEENEGSPKFLSKLAAQKTEMGDYQLFRINAYDLQTIAEEQQQELYNDYF, from the coding sequence ATGTTAAAACGTTTATTTGTTTCAGGATACAAGGCTCACGAGCTGGGCATTTTCAATGAAAAAAATCCGGGGTTGACCATTATAAAGAAAGCACTGAAACGGGAACTCGTAAGATTCCTTGAGGAAGAATTGGAATGGGTCATCATATCAGGTCAACTCGGGGTAGAAATGTGGGCAGCCGAAACTGTTCTGGAATTGAAAAAGGAGTATCCACATCTAAAACTGGCGGTAATCACTCCGTTTTTGAATCAAGAGGAAAAGTGGAAAGAAGAGACCCAGGATTACTACCGAAATATTGTGATGCAAGCTGACTATATCAATAGTGTCTATCAAACACCTTACCAGGGAGTTTGGCAGCTTGGAGAGAAAGACAAATTCTTGCTATCCAATTCAGATGGTCTCTTGTTAGTTTACGATGAAGAAAACGAAGGGTCTCCGAAATTTCTAAGTAAGCTCGCCGCACAAAAAACGGAAATGGGCGACTATCAGTTATTTCGAATTAACGCATATGACTTACAGACCATTGCAGAGGAACAGCAGCAAGAATTATACAATGACTACTTCTAA
- the arcC gene encoding carbamate kinase, protein MEKLVIVAIGGNSLVKDNGRNTIQDQYEAVCETAANIADMVQEGYNVVVTHGNGPQVGFALQRCEIANEVSGMPTIPLVNCVADTQGGIGYQIQQALTNEFAKRGINKKVASVITQVEVSKDDPNFENPTKPVGSFFTLEQAEEMRKEHPDWVFIEDSGRGYRRVVPSPKPIDIVEKDAIKSLIEAGYVVVAVGGGGIPVVKTGENTYDGIDAVIDKDFATSLLAEQIDAQTLIITTGVPQVCINFGKPNQKALERITVEETKQYVREEHFAKGSMLPKIEASLSFLEKNGSSVIITNPESLKDAITNKAGTHIVK, encoded by the coding sequence GTGGAAAAACTCGTTATTGTTGCAATCGGCGGCAACTCATTGGTTAAGGATAATGGTCGCAACACGATTCAAGACCAGTATGAGGCCGTATGTGAAACTGCAGCAAATATAGCAGATATGGTGCAAGAAGGTTACAACGTTGTCGTTACGCACGGCAACGGACCGCAGGTTGGATTTGCTTTGCAAAGATGCGAAATCGCGAATGAAGTGTCCGGGATGCCTACGATCCCGCTGGTCAATTGCGTGGCGGATACGCAGGGGGGAATCGGCTACCAAATCCAGCAGGCACTCACCAACGAATTTGCCAAAAGAGGAATCAACAAAAAAGTGGCGAGCGTCATCACACAGGTAGAAGTCAGCAAGGATGATCCGAACTTCGAAAATCCAACGAAGCCAGTCGGCTCCTTCTTCACGCTGGAGCAGGCGGAAGAGATGCGCAAAGAGCATCCGGACTGGGTATTTATCGAGGATTCCGGTCGCGGCTACAGAAGAGTGGTGCCTTCCCCTAAGCCAATCGACATCGTGGAAAAAGACGCAATCAAATCGTTGATCGAAGCGGGATATGTGGTAGTTGCTGTTGGCGGCGGCGGTATTCCGGTTGTGAAAACGGGCGAAAATACGTACGATGGGATTGATGCTGTCATCGACAAAGATTTTGCCACCAGCTTGCTGGCAGAGCAGATCGATGCACAGACATTGATCATTACGACAGGTGTTCCGCAGGTGTGCATTAACTTCGGCAAGCCGAATCAAAAGGCGCTGGAGCGCATCACGGTAGAGGAAACGAAGCAATACGTTCGTGAAGAGCACTTCGCAAAAGGCAGCATGCTGCCAAAAATTGAGGCCAGCCTGAGCTTTTTGGAGAAAAACGGGTCAAGTGTGATCATTACGAACCCAGAGAGCTTAAAGGATGCGATTACGAACAAAGCAGGGACACACATCGTAAAATAA
- a CDS encoding putative 2-aminoethylphosphonate ABC transporter substrate-binding protein, with amino-acid sequence MKKWHYPLLASVLSIAFLAGCGQSPGSQSNTQASTTESKTASGEITVYTALEDDQIKTYLESFKAKYPDVKVNIVRDSTGIITAKLLAEKDNPQADVVWGTAATSLLVLEQQGMLEGYSPKGIERVSPEFKDSKEPASWVGIDAWETAIAVNTKELEKRNLPIPRSYEDLIKPEYKGLIVMPNPASSGTGLLTINGIMQLKGEKEGWAYLEKLHENMAIYTHSGSKPAKMAASGEYPIGISFGYRSITEKKKGAPVEVVFPTEGSGWDVEANALIKKSEIKPESKLFLDWAISDEVMKAYNQNFAIVSVKQEGATLPEGYAVDPIKQLIKLDLNQAAQNRDNILAEWEKRYATKSEPK; translated from the coding sequence ATGAAGAAATGGCATTATCCTTTACTTGCTTCCGTTCTATCGATCGCGTTTTTAGCAGGATGTGGACAATCACCAGGATCGCAATCAAACACACAAGCTTCCACAACGGAAAGTAAAACCGCCTCAGGAGAGATTACTGTTTATACGGCGCTGGAGGACGACCAGATCAAAACGTATTTGGAATCCTTCAAAGCGAAATATCCAGATGTAAAGGTCAATATCGTCCGCGATTCTACTGGGATCATCACAGCAAAGCTGCTGGCGGAAAAAGACAATCCACAAGCAGACGTTGTATGGGGAACAGCAGCGACAAGCCTCCTTGTACTTGAACAGCAAGGCATGCTCGAAGGGTATTCGCCGAAAGGAATCGAGAGAGTGTCCCCGGAGTTCAAGGATTCCAAGGAACCTGCAAGCTGGGTAGGAATCGATGCGTGGGAGACTGCGATCGCGGTCAATACCAAGGAGCTGGAAAAACGCAATCTGCCCATCCCGCGCTCATACGAAGACCTGATCAAGCCGGAGTACAAAGGATTGATCGTGATGCCAAATCCGGCGTCGTCAGGAACTGGGCTTCTCACTATCAACGGAATCATGCAACTGAAAGGGGAAAAAGAAGGCTGGGCGTACCTCGAAAAGCTGCATGAAAATATGGCGATCTACACGCATTCCGGTTCGAAGCCAGCGAAAATGGCCGCATCGGGTGAATATCCAATCGGCATTTCCTTTGGCTACCGTTCGATTACCGAGAAGAAAAAAGGCGCACCCGTTGAAGTCGTCTTTCCAACAGAAGGCTCGGGTTGGGATGTAGAGGCGAATGCTTTGATCAAAAAGAGTGAGATCAAGCCAGAATCCAAGCTGTTCTTGGACTGGGCGATCTCGGATGAAGTCATGAAAGCCTATAACCAGAACTTCGCCATCGTCAGTGTCAAGCAAGAAGGCGCGACACTCCCGGAAGGCTACGCAGTAGATCCAATCAAGCAATTAATCAAGCTCGACCTGAATCAAGCCGCACAAAATCGCGACAACATCTTGGCGGAGTGGGAAAAACGATACGCGACCAAGAGTGAACCTAAGTAA
- a CDS encoding TetR/AcrR family transcriptional regulator, with the protein MRIKKNEADPRVIRTRRLLQDAFASLIQEKDFESITVRDIAERATVNRATFYAHFVDKFELLEAKLTESFMTIINHRISGHEVLNEETIQSIFLGVCDFHMSLSTMCQRSYKSLGPVFEIQIKEKIQATLLSFIDKDKMLSSPNAQFLINTASIMLSWGMYGAAYAWNNEGRLMSAETFVKQTMPLVMNGAKELLG; encoded by the coding sequence ATGAGAATAAAAAAGAATGAAGCTGATCCTCGTGTGATACGTACACGGCGACTCCTTCAAGACGCTTTTGCTTCATTAATTCAAGAAAAAGACTTTGAATCGATAACCGTTAGAGATATTGCAGAGCGGGCTACTGTTAACAGAGCGACTTTTTATGCGCACTTTGTAGATAAATTCGAACTTCTTGAGGCCAAACTAACGGAATCATTTATGACGATCATAAATCATAGAATAAGCGGTCACGAAGTATTAAATGAAGAAACCATTCAGAGTATTTTTCTGGGTGTATGCGATTTTCACATGAGTCTAAGCACTATGTGCCAAAGAAGCTATAAATCGCTTGGACCTGTATTCGAAATTCAAATAAAGGAAAAAATTCAAGCGACACTTCTTTCCTTTATAGACAAAGACAAGATGCTCTCGAGTCCAAACGCGCAATTCTTAATAAATACAGCTTCTATCATGTTAAGTTGGGGGATGTATGGGGCGGCTTACGCTTGGAACAATGAGGGGCGGCTAATGAGTGCGGAAACATTCGTTAAACAGACAATGCCCTTAGTGATGAACGGAGCCAAAGAACTACTGGGATAG
- a CDS encoding sugar nucleotide-binding protein: MEKRRVLLLGASGYLGSQIYQELLRDNAIDLMGTCFSAQAVHQFLRVDVTDIPSFSLILQEFSPHVVIWALMSATDERELIEKGLEVLLSHLPEESKLIFISTDGIFGRGTGSYREEDPPEPLDERNLLAAYTNAKIRGEARIRKRHPNHVIVRVGPLYGRNAVGQWDKRVASMCADLAAGREVSGSGNLYKTFVHVEDVGSAIHELLHGSYLGTLHLGPAEKESYYSFYKKIALALGLTAEGVKETLLTEAEAQERGIPLDTSLRTKKARELLQTRFRQAGWRNAHGNDNDKGE; this comes from the coding sequence ATGGAGAAACGCCGCGTATTGTTGCTCGGGGCTAGCGGCTACTTGGGAAGTCAAATCTATCAGGAGCTTTTGCGGGATAATGCCATTGATCTGATGGGTACATGCTTTTCTGCACAAGCTGTCCACCAATTTCTTCGGGTCGATGTGACTGATATCCCTTCTTTTTCACTGATCCTGCAAGAGTTTTCACCGCATGTTGTCATTTGGGCGTTGATGAGTGCTACAGATGAAAGAGAGCTAATAGAGAAAGGCTTGGAAGTTCTGCTTTCTCATTTGCCTGAAGAGAGCAAATTGATTTTCATCTCCACAGACGGTATTTTCGGAAGAGGAACAGGCTCTTATCGGGAAGAAGATCCGCCCGAGCCATTAGATGAGAGAAATCTGTTAGCTGCTTATACGAATGCCAAAATACGAGGGGAAGCACGAATTCGCAAGCGGCATCCCAATCATGTCATCGTGCGAGTGGGCCCTCTCTATGGTCGCAATGCGGTTGGGCAATGGGATAAACGTGTCGCTTCGATGTGTGCAGACCTGGCAGCTGGCAGAGAAGTAAGCGGGTCAGGTAATTTGTACAAGACTTTTGTCCATGTGGAGGACGTGGGGAGTGCCATCCACGAATTGCTGCACGGCTCTTACCTCGGAACGCTTCATCTCGGTCCAGCAGAGAAAGAGAGTTATTATTCTTTTTACAAAAAGATAGCTCTAGCATTAGGGCTGACTGCTGAAGGTGTAAAAGAAACCTTGTTAACGGAAGCGGAAGCGCAAGAACGAGGGATTCCGTTGGATACTTCGTTGCGTACGAAAAAGGCGCGGGAACTGCTACAGACCCGTTTTCGTCAGGCAGGATGGAGAAACGCACATGGCAACGATAATGACAAAGGAGAGTAG
- a CDS encoding nitroreductase family protein: MSISQPSQTIEHQPFFDVIQERRSVRSYNPEVKISREELAEILRQATLAPSAANLQPWRFLIIDTPELKQKLLPIAFNQQQVVEASAVVAVLGDLENIRMAEKIYGQAVDAGFMPADTAKSMVEHYTGMYLNMPPEAIRQIAYTDGGIVSMQLMLVARAKGYDTVPIGGYDKQKFMEAFRVSERYIPIILIAIGKAAKPGHPTVRLAVDDVAFFNEMPKE; encoded by the coding sequence ATGTCCATTTCACAACCATCGCAAACGATCGAGCACCAACCATTTTTCGATGTTATTCAAGAACGCCGGTCGGTTCGTAGTTATAATCCCGAGGTCAAAATTTCGCGGGAGGAATTGGCCGAAATACTGCGGCAAGCCACGCTGGCTCCTTCAGCGGCTAACCTGCAGCCGTGGCGGTTTCTCATTATCGACACGCCGGAGCTGAAGCAGAAGCTGCTTCCGATTGCATTCAATCAACAGCAAGTGGTCGAAGCTTCGGCTGTCGTCGCCGTTCTTGGAGACCTTGAGAACATCCGGATGGCCGAGAAGATTTACGGTCAAGCGGTCGATGCAGGCTTCATGCCTGCGGATACGGCAAAATCGATGGTTGAACACTATACCGGCATGTATTTGAATATGCCGCCCGAGGCCATCCGCCAAATCGCTTATACTGACGGCGGGATAGTATCGATGCAACTCATGCTTGTCGCCCGCGCTAAAGGATACGACACGGTACCGATTGGCGGCTACGACAAACAAAAGTTCATGGAAGCTTTCCGCGTATCAGAACGCTACATTCCGATTATACTGATCGCCATCGGCAAGGCGGCGAAGCCCGGTCATCCGACGGTGAGGCTGGCAGTCGATGATGTAGCTTTTTTTAACGAAATGCCTAAGGAATAA
- a CDS encoding YcdB/YcdC domain-containing protein, with translation MTSTSQRRYPVLARSTLLTVTLLLSPASGTVMANQTGNHQAAAHLQENQLSEKAKRTEQKLQMIVPALDDTSRHITLETKDQPVYEIRYEKNNEFFARAYIHAETGKLLTYLLDDKDLENPDDKLAYKSADTFMEGLIGEMRSLYKVTRAPVGDVIYSRYVNGIEVVGDEFRLSVNSAGQVTNVSAGENTLTNINPADFLPPAQAMKKDQLSHFIPPRLQLMYTHGENQTNLVYSSAFSGYIDAVTGAELFTIRQYRKWRWKPISLTPGGKVVKVTNEQEAKRIYESEFGMSLKGSIFNGFHNEMESIYFSPDEKELLVTKDGDVIRFKSYSNVPPQRGKATLSEKQVLEKAVQFMQPYLKQEEKEFYYILNTDEENPNQYVVEFVPSVEGLPLVYGRCIVVSVNGFTGKITEYYQKLDQKPAKLPDKRKAVSMDAAAQALLAQPTELLYIYPFINGEKLAKPVLVYSIDGNDINALTGKVEE, from the coding sequence ATGACCTCGACCTCTCAAAGGCGTTATCCTGTACTGGCAAGGAGCACACTCCTAACAGTCACGCTGCTCCTGTCACCAGCCTCGGGCACAGTCATGGCAAATCAGACAGGGAACCACCAAGCAGCAGCTCACCTTCAGGAAAATCAGTTAAGCGAAAAGGCAAAACGAACGGAGCAAAAGCTGCAAATGATCGTCCCAGCGCTCGATGACACATCTAGACATATTACCTTGGAAACGAAAGACCAGCCTGTGTACGAAATCCGTTATGAAAAAAATAATGAATTCTTTGCCAGAGCCTATATCCATGCAGAAACCGGGAAGTTGCTCACGTATTTATTGGATGACAAGGATCTTGAAAATCCTGATGACAAGCTGGCCTATAAGAGCGCCGATACCTTCATGGAAGGCTTGATCGGTGAAATGCGCAGCCTGTACAAGGTAACGCGGGCTCCTGTAGGCGATGTCATCTATAGCCGCTATGTAAATGGCATCGAGGTAGTTGGCGATGAGTTTCGGTTGTCAGTAAACAGTGCGGGACAGGTAACCAACGTTTCGGCAGGAGAAAACACGCTGACAAACATCAATCCAGCTGACTTCCTCCCCCCAGCCCAAGCGATGAAGAAAGATCAGCTCAGTCACTTTATCCCACCCCGCCTGCAACTTATGTACACCCATGGTGAAAATCAGACCAATCTCGTCTACTCCTCTGCATTCTCCGGTTATATAGACGCAGTAACAGGAGCTGAGCTGTTCACTATTCGGCAATATAGAAAGTGGAGGTGGAAACCAATCTCCCTCACGCCTGGTGGAAAGGTAGTAAAGGTCACGAATGAGCAGGAGGCAAAGCGAATATACGAAAGCGAGTTTGGTATGAGCTTGAAGGGTAGTATCTTCAACGGCTTCCATAACGAGATGGAGAGTATCTATTTTTCCCCTGATGAAAAGGAGTTATTAGTTACGAAGGATGGTGATGTGATCAGATTTAAAAGCTATTCGAACGTCCCACCCCAAAGAGGGAAGGCAACATTGTCGGAAAAGCAGGTTCTTGAGAAAGCCGTTCAGTTCATGCAACCATATCTTAAACAGGAAGAAAAGGAGTTCTACTACATATTGAATACTGATGAGGAGAATCCAAATCAGTATGTAGTTGAGTTTGTGCCATCTGTTGAGGGGCTACCGCTGGTATACGGACGATGCATTGTTGTGAGTGTGAATGGATTCACAGGGAAAATCACCGAGTACTATCAAAAGCTCGACCAAAAGCCCGCCAAGCTCCCGGATAAGAGGAAGGCTGTCTCCATGGATGCAGCAGCCCAGGCTTTGCTGGCGCAACCCACTGAACTGCTATACATCTATCCATTCATTAATGGAGAGAAGTTGGCCAAACCGGTTCTTGTTTATTCCATTGATGGTAACGATATCAATGCCCTGACAGGTAAGGTCGAAGAGTAG
- a CDS encoding putative 2-aminoethylphosphonate ABC transporter ATP-binding protein, giving the protein MTQSYLSIQGVSKRFGLFAALEHISIEIDKNEFVCLLGPSGCGKTTLLRMLAGLEQPTTGKMILGGREITSLPPAKRNIAMMFQSYALFPNLTAAENIAFGLQEKKLGKKEIAAKVEEALDMVDLSHAAAKYPSQLSGGQQQRIALARAIALSPDVLLLDEPLSALDAKVRQKLRREIRRLHEQYGMTTVMVTHDQDEALTMADKIVVMDHGEVVQVGTPEEIYNKPATPFVADFIGAINFFAYSRFENAPTDPNRLLAIRPEHVRILQQESECAIPATISEIEFRGAFYRIFLEWQEEGQIKKELLTIDLIAAEAQRLGIARGKKVWLEFPLENLLTFEHAPTREEQE; this is encoded by the coding sequence ATGACACAATCCTATCTATCCATTCAAGGGGTCAGTAAACGCTTTGGTTTGTTTGCCGCATTGGAGCACATTTCCATCGAAATTGACAAGAATGAATTTGTTTGTCTGCTCGGTCCCAGTGGCTGCGGTAAAACGACATTACTGAGAATGCTGGCTGGATTGGAACAGCCGACGACAGGCAAGATGATCCTGGGAGGCAGGGAGATTACTTCCCTGCCACCAGCGAAACGAAACATTGCGATGATGTTCCAGTCGTACGCATTGTTTCCCAATTTGACGGCTGCCGAAAACATTGCCTTTGGCCTGCAAGAAAAGAAGCTGGGGAAAAAAGAGATCGCAGCCAAAGTAGAAGAGGCGCTAGACATGGTTGATTTGTCTCATGCTGCCGCCAAATATCCCAGCCAGCTCTCAGGCGGTCAACAGCAGCGAATTGCCTTGGCGCGAGCGATTGCACTATCGCCGGATGTCTTGCTTTTAGATGAACCACTATCCGCATTGGATGCAAAAGTAAGACAAAAGCTGCGCCGGGAGATTCGGCGTTTGCATGAGCAGTACGGCATGACAACAGTGATGGTCACACATGACCAAGATGAGGCATTGACCATGGCAGACAAGATCGTCGTAATGGATCACGGCGAGGTCGTTCAGGTAGGCACACCCGAGGAAATCTATAACAAACCAGCTACTCCGTTTGTTGCTGACTTTATCGGAGCGATCAACTTTTTTGCGTACAGTCGCTTTGAGAATGCGCCAACTGATCCAAATCGCTTACTTGCGATTAGACCGGAGCATGTGCGGATTTTGCAGCAAGAATCCGAATGCGCCATACCTGCGACTATTTCCGAGATAGAATTTCGCGGTGCTTTTTACCGAATCTTTCTGGAGTGGCAAGAGGAAGGTCAGATAAAAAAAGAGCTTCTTACCATAGATTTGATAGCGGCCGAGGCACAAAGACTTGGGATTGCCCGAGGCAAAAAGGTGTGGCTGGAGTTTCCGCTGGAGAATTTGCTGACCTTTGAGCATGCGCCAACCAGAGAGGAACAGGAGTGA